In the Malassezia vespertilionis chromosome 3, complete sequence genome, one interval contains:
- a CDS encoding uncharacterized protein (COG:O; TransMembrane:4 (i12-35o55-72i165-186o198-216i); EggNog:ENOG503NXU7) — protein MGVVQVVVTQLLYFGLWGLVEGIGIRILLECMYLVPLSQLRLQRPQKSSPASATHWQVARIVVVVLYFLYTLHRNYEAIAPNAYEMLGLRPLADDTSIKRQFRQYARLYHPDKTGVSDDAMFIRLHRAYAILSDPVTRFAYDRFGFLVEEWRELVTPREYIRRGMYALCIDHAYLLGAQALAWAAMRSNHRSVGGGTYWSVLLQVYMAAYQAKLILRSGSPPRFLLSRYLTVDQMNTLLLRSFMPNMLALEQCCGSIVTLSNMGRLSHFQWASHGKPLVQESPQAILNMQIAAVLQEEPQTLLDAQQQIELLVGASMQLEAKVRACASIAQHDAKRAPADASQNDTDAPAHADEQCHAPEAGCATQTATAADHHAAQADKPIPCAPVPVDAVMPVQAPPSTARVSLPHTASHDVV, from the coding sequence TGGTGACACAATTGCTCTATTTCGGCCTCTGGGGCTTGGTAGAGGGCATCGGCATCCGGATTTTGCTGGAATGCATGTATCTGGTTCCTTTATCTCAGCTGCGTCTGCAACGGCCGCAGAAAAGTTCGCctgcgagcgcgacgcactggCAGGTGGCGCGGATCGTTGTGGTCGTGCTGTATTTCCTGTATACACTGCATCGCAACTACGAGGCCATCGCACCGAACGCGTATGAAATGCTAGGACTGCGTCCGCTTGCGGATGATACAAGCATTAAGCGCCAGTTTCGCCAGTATGCGCGGCTGTACCACCCGGACAAGACTGGCGTGAGTGACGATGCAATGTTTATCCGTCTGCACCGTGCGTACGCAATCCTCTCGGATCCTGTgacgcgctttgcataCGATCGATTTGGCTTTTTGGTTGAGGAATGGCGCGAGCTGGtgacgccgcgcgagtACATTCGCCGTGGTATGtatgcgctgtgcatcgacCACGCGTatctgctcggcgcgcaagcgcttgcgtgggccgcgatgcgctcgaaCCATCGTTCAGTTGGAGGTGGGACGTACTGGAGCGTGCTTTTGCAGGTGTACATGGCCGCGTACCAAGCAAAGCTtatcttgcgcagcgggTCGCCGCCCCGCTTCCTCCTCTCGCGGTATTTGACTGTCGACCAGATGAATAcattgctgctgcgctcgttTATGCCCAATATGCTGGCCCTGGAGCAATGCTGTGGAAGTATTGTTACCCTGAGCAATATGGGGCGTTTGTCTCATTTTCAATGGGCAAGTCACGGCAAGCCGCTCGTGCAAGAGTCGCCACAGGCTATACTCAACATGCAAATCGCCGCGGTGCTCCAGGAAGAGCCGCAGACACTACTCGATGCCCAGCAACAAATCGAGTTGCTTGTAGGCGCGTCGATGCAGCTGGAAGCAAaggtgcgtgcgtgcgcatctATTGCGCAACATGATGCGAAACGTGCACCTGCTGATGCATCTCAAAACGACACCGATGCACCTGCGCATGCCGACGAACAATGCCACGCACCCGAAGCCGGGTGTGCAACACAGACAGCGACGGCTGCGGACCATcacgcagcacaagcagaCAAGCCCATACCTTGCGCTCCAGTACCTGTGGATGCTGTTATGCCCGtgcaagcaccgccgtccaccgcgcgcgtttctttGCCCCACACCGCTAGCCACGACGTAGTTTGA